The DNA region CAGTACAGCACTGGGCCCTTCAAAAGGGGGCATTCGCTATGCGCCCGATGTTAATCTGGACGAAATAAAAGCCCTGGCGGCCTGGATGACGTGGAAATGCGCGGTCGTAAACATCCCGTTTGGTGGTGCGAAAGGGGGCATTAAATGCGACCCCAATGACCTTACACCGGTTCAACTTGAAAAAATCACCCGTCGTTACACAGCCAATTTGCTGGAAATATTTGGGCCGGAAAAAGATGTACCGGCTCCGGATGTGAATACGAATGCACAAATCATGGCCTGGATTATGGACACCTACTCCATGCATGCTCAGAAAACCCAGACCGCCGTTGTTACGGGCAAGCCCCTTTTCCTGGGAGGGAGCAGAGGGCGCCGGGAAGCGACCGGCCGCGGTGTGATGTTTGTGACAATGCGGGTTATGGAAAAGAAGGGAATTGATCCCCGGGGGTCCAAAGTCATCGTACAGGGTTTCGGAAATGTGGGGTCCGTGAGCGCCCGGCTTTTGCACGAACAGGGATGCCGTATTGTTGGAATTAGCGATGTTTCGGGTGGTTTTTACAATCCCAAAGGGATTGATATTGACGCAGCCATTACCTATTTGGAAACCCATAAAACGCTTCAGGGATTTGAAGGGGGGGATCGTTTGGATGGAATGGAGCTGCTGGAACAGGAGTGTGATATTTTGGTTCCTGCAGCCCGTGAAGATCAAATCACAAGCCGCAATGCGCACCGCATCAAAGCCAAAATCGTGGTCGAGGGTGCAAATGGTCCGACAACGGCAAAGGCCGATAAAATTCTGGAAGATCGCGGGGTTCTGGTTGTGCCCGATATTCTGGCCAATGCGGGCGGCGTAACCGTATCGTATTTTGAATGGGTTCAAAATAGAATGGGCTATTTTTGGTCAGAAGAAGATGTAAATTCCCGGCTCAAACGCATCATGGAAGAGAGCTTCGATGAGGTTTACAACAACGCCAATAAGCACAATGTTAGCCTTCGAATCGGTGCATATATTCTGGGTGTGGATCGTGTGGCAAAGGTTGTCCGGATGCGGGGCATTTACGCATAATCACTTTTAATGGGTTAAAAAGATAGAGTACGAAGGAGGCATTTAAACGAATGAAAAGAAAATTTTGGATACGCGTGATCATTATTTTTGTTGCAGTTGCGTGGTCTCTATGGCAGCTTTACCCCACTTATAAAGTTCACAACCTCAGTGCAAAAGAGGCTGAAAAATTAAGACTTTCCGGAAAACTGGATAAACTGCAATCAAAAACAATCAAATTGGGTCTTGATTTGCAGGGAGGAATGTACCTCGTCCTGGAAGTGGATTTGCAGCAGCTGCTGGTTAACCTGGCCAAGCACAAAGATGACACATTTTACAAAGTCATGAACGAGGTGAACAAGACCATAAATGAGAATCCCGACCTGGACTATTTTACCGTCTTGCAGCAAACATTTCGCAAACATAAACTGCGCCTTAATCAGTATTTTGGAAAGGTTACCCAAACGGATCAACAGGTTATTGCCGATCTTCAAAAACAGGCGGATGATGCTGTGGACCGGTCTCTCGAAATTCTCCGTAACCGGGTGGATCAATTCGGCGTATCTGAACCCAATATTCAGAAGCGCGGAAACCGGAGAATTGTAATTGAATTGCCCGGTATTCAGGATATTGATCGCGCAAAGCGGCTGATTGGTGAAACAGCTCTTTTGGAATTCAAGCTTCTAAAAGACCCCGATGTAACAACCGAGGTTTTGAAAAGAATCGATGAAAAACTGAAGGAACTCCAGGAGGCCAAAGGAAAGGCCGCCCTGCCTGAAAAGAAAAAAAGCAAGGCGTCCGTAAAAAAGAAAATGAAATCAACCGCTGCCGATACCAGTACTAAAAAGGTGATTACGCAAAAGGATATTTTTGGAGCAACGGAAGCGGCAAAGGATACATCTGCACAGAAAGATACCACCGGGTTGGAGGTGAACCAGGAACTTTTTAATGAGCATCCGTTCCTCTCGCTGTTAAGGGATTTCAGAAGTCACGGCGGAGAGATTGCCGTTCCTGAGAAAAATAAATATGCTGTTCAGAAAATTTTGAATATGCCGGAAATTAAAAAGATCATTCCGTCGGATGTGGAATTTGTTTGGGCCAGTAAGCCGATTCCTGTAGGGAATGAAAATTATTACGAACTCTATTTGTTGAACAAGGAACCCGAATTAACCGGAAAATATGTGGTGGATGCCGGGGTTCAGATTGGGAGTGGAAGCAGCTTTACATCGGCAGGCAAGCCCATTGTGACCCTAAAGATGAATTCGGAGGGGGCCAAGATATTTGCACACGTCACCGGGGCAAATATCAATCGGCGTTTGGCCATTGTTCTGGATAATCGTGTTTATTCGGCGCCGGTCATTCGAAGCAAAATTCCAAATGGGAATGCCATTATCGAAGGAATGGGAAATATGGATGAGGCAAAAGATCTGGCCATTGTGTTGCGGGCAGGGGCTTTGCCGGCTCCGGTTAAAATTATTGAGGAACGGACCGTGGGTCCCTCTCTGGGACAGGATTCCATCCGCCAGGGAACATTTTCGGCTATTCTGGGATTTGTCCTGGTAATCCTGTTCATGATTTTTTACTACCGCCTGTCCGGTTTTCTGGCCGATCTTGCACTTCTTTTGAACATGTTGTTTATTATGGCTATCCTGGCCGGCTTCCATTTTACACTTACCCTTCCGGGTATTGCGGGTATTATTCTAACCATTGGTATGGCTGTTGATGCAAATGTTCTGATTTTTGAGCGCATTCGCGAGGAATTGCGCGCCGGAAAAACCATTCGCGCGGCCATTGATTCCGGCTATGGACGGGCGTTTGTTACCATTCTGGATGCCAACCTGACTACATTATTTGCGGCTATTGTTCTTTACCAGTTTGGTACAGGCCCCATTCGGGGTTTTGCCTTAACCCTGTCAATTGGTATTCTCAGTAGTATGTTTACCGCGATTGTGGTTACCCGTGTTGTGTATGATTATATTACGGAGCATTTTACATTAAAAAAGCTGAGCATATAGATTTTAGATACAAAGGAGATTGAGGCAGATGCAGTTTTTTAAGAAACCGAATATTGATTTCATTGGGATTCGGAAATATGGGTACATGTTTTCAGGAACCATGATTTTAATTGCACTTGTTTTACTGATTGTTCAGGGACCGAATTACGGAATTGATTTCAAGGGTGGTGTTTCGATGCGGGTGAAATTCGACAGTTCGGTTACTGTAAGAATGGTTCGAAATTCGCTTTCAAAAATCGGCTATGGAAATGCCGAAATTAAGGAAACATCCATTCAAACCGCCAAGGGTACCGAAAAAGAAATGATTATTCAGGTGGAACTGACCAATAAACCGGATGAGATTGCATCCGCAGTTTCGGCTCAGCTTAAGAAGGATTTTCCCAAAGGGCTGGATATCCGGAGCATCGATACGGTTGGCCCTAAAATTGGGGGCGAACTGCGACGGGCCGCCATCTGGGCCGTGTTATTTGCCCTGCTTCTAATTCTGATTTACATTACGCTGCGTTTTGAATTTCGGTTTGCTGTGGGAGCCATTCTCCCGTTGTTTCACGATGTGCTCATCACGCTTGGGTTTTTTCTGATCTTCCGGCTGGAAATATCCCTGGATGTTGTGGCTGCTTTCCTGACGATTGTGGGTTATTCCCTAAATGATACGATCGTCGTTTTTGATCGTATTCGCGAGAATTTAAAAACCCGCCGCCGGGAAACGTTTACGCAAATCATTAATGAAAGCATCAATGAAACCCTGAGCCGGACCGTGATTACATCGTTCACAACATTTTTGGTGATTTTGGTTCTTTTCTTATTCGGCGGTGAAGTCATCCACAATTTTTCCTTTGCCATGTTGGTGGGCGTCGTCATTGGAACCTATTCATCCATTTTTGTTGCGGCACCGCTTTTGGTGGAATGGGAAAATTACGCGCCCCGGCACAAAAAGATTACCGAAGCACGTATCAAAAAGGCACATCGGGCGGCGAAACGGCGCTAAAACGAGCTGTTTTCTATTAAGGAGGATTGAATGGAATTTCGGGAAGAAGAAAACTACGGAATTGTCATTTTTCATTTAGATGGGAAAATGTTGGGTGGCGCTGATGCCAATCTCCTGAACGAACGCATCCACCAATTCCTGGATGAAGGCAAAACACGTTTTATTCTCGATATGGCGAACGTAAATGTGATGACCAGTTCCGGTTTGGGGGTGATTATCAGCGCCCTTACGGCTGTGCGGAATCAAATGGGGGATATTCGATTGGCCAATCTGCCCGAAAAAATTCAACATATTTTGAATATTACGAAGCTGGATCGCGTTTTTGAAATTTACGATACAGTAGAAAGTGCCCAAAACAGTTTTCAATAGGGCGATGGGATCAAGAACTGGCGCATGAGATTAGATTCAATCTAATGGAATACCGGTGGATTGAACATCCAGTATGACTCTGCTTACAAAAGCTCTTTTCCGTAAATTTTTCGGATTGATTTTGTAAGAATGACGTTCGTATTCGTCATAGCTTTTGGAACGCACGCATTTGTAAATGTTCACTATCAGTGCTTGCTTGTTTTATTTCTTCCTGAGAAATCGCCATATACTGTCAGGCATATTATAGAATCGGGCCGCACATGCGACCCGTTTTTTTTGATAGGAAAGGATTGATTCAATGTCGGTACAAATCATTGTAGGTGCTCAGTGGGGTGACGAGGGCAAGGGCAAGGTTGTGGATCTCTTAAGCGAAGGGGCCGATGCGGTAGCCCGTTACCAGGGAGGGGCCAATGCTGGGCATACCGTTGTCATTGGCGGAAAAACCTATATTTTTCACCTAATTCCTTCTGGCATATTGCATGATGGCGTCATCTGCATCATTGGGAATGGGGTGGTTTTTGATCCCGAGGCTTTCGAACGAGAATTGTCTCTCTTGAATGAGAATAACATTCCCTATTCGGGACGGTTGTTTTTAAGCGCCCATGCGCATGTGATTATGCCTTATCACAAATGGCTGGATGCCAATCGGGAAAAGCTTCAAAAATTCCGTATTGGAACAACCGGACGAGGCATTGGGCCCGCCTATGTGGATAAATACGATCGTTTGGGCATTCGCATTATCGATTTGTTTTCTCCACAGGTTCTTCGCGAAAAGATTGAAATGAATCTCTCCCTGAAAAAACCCTTCCTCGGAAATCAACAAATCAATAGAGACGCCATTTTTCGGGATTATTTAAAATACGGACAACGACTGGAACCCTTTGTAGAGGACACGTCTATTCTTTTGAACCGTCTGATTGCTGAAGGAAAAAATGTCTTATTGGAGGGGGCACAGGGCGCCATGTTGGATGTGGATTTCGGAACCTATCCCTTTGTTACGTCGTCGAATCCCATCAGCGGGGGGGCCTGCACGGGATTGGGCGTAGCCCCTACAAAAATTGACCGTGTGCTGGGCGTTGCCAAAGCCTACACCACCCGGGTTGGTGAGGGGCCCTTCCCAACGGAATTCAAGGATGCCATGGCGGATCAAATTCGCAATTTGGGTGGCGAATATGGAGCAACCACCGGGCGGCCTCGCCGGTGCGGCTGGCTGGATCTGGTGGCACTCAAATATGCCGTGCGGATTAACGGGATCGATCAGTTGGCCATCACGAAGCTGGATGTTCTGGATACCCTGGAAGAGTTAAAAATTTG from Calditrichota bacterium includes:
- a CDS encoding Glu/Leu/Phe/Val dehydrogenase; the protein is MGYIEPGPLSRDEENPFESMKRRFEVAAHYLSLESGIYDYLIAPEKQVIITVPIQMDDGTIQVFEGYRVIHSTALGPSKGGIRYAPDVNLDEIKALAAWMTWKCAVVNIPFGGAKGGIKCDPNDLTPVQLEKITRRYTANLLEIFGPEKDVPAPDVNTNAQIMAWIMDTYSMHAQKTQTAVVTGKPLFLGGSRGRREATGRGVMFVTMRVMEKKGIDPRGSKVIVQGFGNVGSVSARLLHEQGCRIVGISDVSGGFYNPKGIDIDAAITYLETHKTLQGFEGGDRLDGMELLEQECDILVPAAREDQITSRNAHRIKAKIVVEGANGPTTAKADKILEDRGVLVVPDILANAGGVTVSYFEWVQNRMGYFWSEEDVNSRLKRIMEESFDEVYNNANKHNVSLRIGAYILGVDRVAKVVRMRGIYA
- the secD gene encoding protein translocase subunit SecD, with amino-acid sequence MKRKFWIRVIIIFVAVAWSLWQLYPTYKVHNLSAKEAEKLRLSGKLDKLQSKTIKLGLDLQGGMYLVLEVDLQQLLVNLAKHKDDTFYKVMNEVNKTINENPDLDYFTVLQQTFRKHKLRLNQYFGKVTQTDQQVIADLQKQADDAVDRSLEILRNRVDQFGVSEPNIQKRGNRRIVIELPGIQDIDRAKRLIGETALLEFKLLKDPDVTTEVLKRIDEKLKELQEAKGKAALPEKKKSKASVKKKMKSTAADTSTKKVITQKDIFGATEAAKDTSAQKDTTGLEVNQELFNEHPFLSLLRDFRSHGGEIAVPEKNKYAVQKILNMPEIKKIIPSDVEFVWASKPIPVGNENYYELYLLNKEPELTGKYVVDAGVQIGSGSSFTSAGKPIVTLKMNSEGAKIFAHVTGANINRRLAIVLDNRVYSAPVIRSKIPNGNAIIEGMGNMDEAKDLAIVLRAGALPAPVKIIEERTVGPSLGQDSIRQGTFSAILGFVLVILFMIFYYRLSGFLADLALLLNMLFIMAILAGFHFTLTLPGIAGIILTIGMAVDANVLIFERIREELRAGKTIRAAIDSGYGRAFVTILDANLTTLFAAIVLYQFGTGPIRGFALTLSIGILSSMFTAIVVTRVVYDYITEHFTLKKLSI
- the secF gene encoding protein translocase subunit SecF; the protein is MQFFKKPNIDFIGIRKYGYMFSGTMILIALVLLIVQGPNYGIDFKGGVSMRVKFDSSVTVRMVRNSLSKIGYGNAEIKETSIQTAKGTEKEMIIQVELTNKPDEIASAVSAQLKKDFPKGLDIRSIDTVGPKIGGELRRAAIWAVLFALLLILIYITLRFEFRFAVGAILPLFHDVLITLGFFLIFRLEISLDVVAAFLTIVGYSLNDTIVVFDRIRENLKTRRRETFTQIINESINETLSRTVITSFTTFLVILVLFLFGGEVIHNFSFAMLVGVVIGTYSSIFVAAPLLVEWENYAPRHKKITEARIKKAHRAAKRR
- a CDS encoding STAS domain-containing protein, yielding MEFREEENYGIVIFHLDGKMLGGADANLLNERIHQFLDEGKTRFILDMANVNVMTSSGLGVIISALTAVRNQMGDIRLANLPEKIQHILNITKLDRVFEIYDTVESAQNSFQ
- a CDS encoding adenylosuccinate synthase — its product is MSVQIIVGAQWGDEGKGKVVDLLSEGADAVARYQGGANAGHTVVIGGKTYIFHLIPSGILHDGVICIIGNGVVFDPEAFERELSLLNENNIPYSGRLFLSAHAHVIMPYHKWLDANREKLQKFRIGTTGRGIGPAYVDKYDRLGIRIIDLFSPQVLREKIEMNLSLKKPFLGNQQINRDAIFRDYLKYGQRLEPFVEDTSILLNRLIAEGKNVLLEGAQGAMLDVDFGTYPFVTSSNPISGGACTGLGVAPTKIDRVLGVAKAYTTRVGEGPFPTEFKDAMADQIRNLGGEYGATTGRPRRCGWLDLVALKYAVRINGIDQLAITKLDVLDTLEELKICIAYECNGKTYQEYPLSPEVLKNCKPVYETVSGWKADTSQAKCLDDFPKNAKAYLDAISAFVGAGIRLVSVGAGRDQTVQINSAG